Proteins co-encoded in one Haloarcula pelagica genomic window:
- the proS gene encoding proline--tRNA ligase: MSGEQELGITESKEYATGEWYAEVVQKAGLADYAPMGGFIVTRPRGYAIWEHIQDHLDGWFKDTGVDNAYFPLFIPESYLEREKDVVEGFDPEVAWVTHGGHDELEERLAVRPTSESIIAPFMAQWTRSHRDLPMRLNQWCSVVRWEATETKPFFRTKEFLWQEGHTAHTDEDGAWDETMTRLDQYARLYEDVMAMPPLKGRKPDHDKFPGADTTTTVETLMPDGKSVQAATSHYLGTSFAEAFDITYADEDEEDTTAHTTSWGLSWRAMGALIMTHSDDQGLVLPPAVAPTQVVVVPIWQEDTKDDVIEYAADLAAELEEAGVRVDLDDREHRNPGFKYNEHELNGVPLRVEVGPHEVEDEEATLVHRPDGESESVDREGIAGTARDHLDTVHAKLYASAEETLDGEIREAESREEILGTIGQHGGYVKAGWCGDEECEEPIKDAIAAEIVMVPLDRDEEPIHDECAICGEDSEETAYFAKSY; the protein is encoded by the coding sequence ATGAGCGGCGAGCAGGAACTCGGTATCACCGAGTCCAAAGAGTACGCGACCGGCGAGTGGTACGCCGAAGTGGTACAGAAGGCCGGCCTGGCGGACTACGCGCCCATGGGCGGGTTCATCGTCACACGCCCCCGCGGGTACGCCATCTGGGAGCACATCCAGGACCACCTCGACGGCTGGTTCAAGGACACCGGCGTCGACAACGCCTACTTCCCACTCTTTATCCCCGAATCGTACCTCGAACGGGAGAAAGACGTGGTCGAAGGGTTCGACCCCGAGGTGGCGTGGGTGACCCACGGCGGCCACGACGAACTCGAAGAGCGCCTGGCCGTGCGCCCGACCAGCGAGTCCATCATCGCGCCCTTCATGGCGCAGTGGACCCGCTCCCACCGAGACCTCCCGATGCGGCTCAACCAGTGGTGTTCCGTGGTGCGGTGGGAGGCCACCGAGACCAAGCCGTTCTTCCGGACCAAGGAGTTCCTCTGGCAGGAGGGCCACACCGCCCACACCGACGAAGACGGCGCGTGGGACGAGACGATGACCCGGCTGGACCAGTACGCTCGCCTCTACGAGGACGTGATGGCGATGCCGCCGCTGAAGGGGCGCAAACCAGACCACGACAAGTTCCCGGGTGCCGACACCACCACGACCGTCGAGACGCTGATGCCCGACGGGAAGAGCGTCCAGGCCGCGACCTCTCACTACCTGGGGACCTCCTTCGCCGAGGCGTTCGACATCACCTACGCCGACGAGGACGAGGAGGACACGACCGCCCACACGACCTCCTGGGGGCTGTCCTGGCGCGCGATGGGCGCGCTCATCATGACCCACTCCGACGACCAGGGGCTCGTGCTCCCGCCCGCCGTCGCGCCGACCCAGGTCGTCGTCGTCCCCATCTGGCAGGAAGACACCAAAGACGACGTGATCGAGTACGCCGCCGACCTGGCCGCCGAACTGGAGGAAGCCGGCGTCCGCGTCGACCTCGACGACCGCGAACACCGCAATCCCGGCTTCAAGTACAACGAACACGAGCTCAACGGCGTCCCCCTCCGCGTGGAGGTCGGCCCCCACGAGGTCGAAGACGAGGAGGCGACGCTCGTCCACCGCCCCGACGGCGAGAGCGAGAGCGTCGACCGCGAGGGCATCGCCGGGACAGCACGGGATCACCTGGACACCGTCCACGCGAAACTGTACGCAAGCGCCGAGGAGACGCTGGACGGCGAGATCCGCGAGGCCGAGTCCCGCGAGGAGATTTTGGGGACGATCGGCCAGCACGGCGGCTACGTCAAGGCCGGCTGGTGCGGTGACGAGGAGTGTGAGGAGCCGATCAAGGACGCCATCGCCGCCGAGATCGTGATGGTGCCCCTGGACCGGGACGAGGAACCCATCCACGACGAGTGTGCCA
- a CDS encoding metallophosphoesterase family protein has product MRVGLLFDVHVTRGQRRAYDGAERARRGCAILNENGVDWTLLGGDLRSLASKTTERVGWGTWHGDAEDQYYRKDFRRVKRLFDEALDAPYRVIRGNHDRPLSAFQAVFDAEDHPRFWATREGGVRHVFLDSSPSAGYHALYQTQNFVTAPQLSLLDRLFDADSEVPTFVYCHTPLTQFPGLDNWNQGRTGAYRYTLNYPAVQRRLERGETVLVNSGHYSPDRGRATHETGGVTHVLARHFGKSDPEYDGDLRWLDIDADAGVVTVHYHDLRDGSEGVLCRVEW; this is encoded by the coding sequence ATGCGGGTCGGACTGCTGTTCGACGTTCACGTCACGCGCGGGCAGCGACGGGCCTACGACGGCGCCGAGCGCGCCCGCCGTGGCTGTGCGATCCTCAACGAGAACGGCGTCGACTGGACGCTCCTGGGCGGCGATCTGCGGTCGCTGGCCTCGAAGACGACCGAGCGTGTCGGCTGGGGCACCTGGCACGGCGACGCCGAGGATCAGTACTACCGCAAGGACTTCCGGCGAGTGAAGCGGCTGTTCGACGAGGCGCTCGACGCGCCCTACCGGGTGATCCGGGGCAACCACGACCGTCCGCTGTCGGCGTTTCAGGCGGTGTTCGACGCCGAGGACCACCCGCGGTTCTGGGCCACCCGCGAGGGCGGGGTCCGACACGTCTTCCTCGATTCGAGCCCGAGCGCCGGCTACCACGCGCTGTATCAGACACAGAACTTCGTCACCGCGCCACAGCTCTCCCTGCTGGATCGCCTGTTCGACGCCGACAGCGAGGTACCGACGTTCGTCTACTGTCACACGCCGCTGACACAGTTCCCGGGGCTGGACAACTGGAACCAGGGGCGGACGGGCGCCTATCGGTACACGCTGAACTACCCCGCCGTCCAGCGCCGGCTGGAACGGGGCGAGACAGTGCTCGTCAACAGCGGCCACTACTCCCCGGATCGGGGTCGTGCGACCCACGAAACCGGCGGAGTCACTCACGTTCTGGCCCGTCACTTCGGCAAGAGCGACCCCGAGTACGACGGGGACCTCCGCTGGCTCGACATCGACGCCGACGCGGGCGTGGTAACCGTCCACTACCACGACCTTCGTGACGGCAGCGAGGGCGTGCTCTGTCGGGTCGAGTGGTAG
- a CDS encoding disulfide bond formation protein B, which yields MSRADAARSPRLLLTVATVVATVATAGSLFFSLGLGLTPCRLCWYQRILMYPLVVVLGVAAVEERPAVARTVLPLSVFGLGLAAYHSWLQVTQTTCSVGVVSCATVQYRLFGLLTIPNLSLLAFSLVTGGVAACWWQARE from the coding sequence ATGTCCCGCGCCGACGCTGCCCGGTCCCCGCGGCTGTTGCTGACCGTCGCGACCGTCGTGGCTACCGTCGCCACGGCTGGCAGCCTCTTCTTTTCGCTCGGCCTCGGACTGACGCCGTGTCGGCTCTGCTGGTACCAGCGGATCCTCATGTACCCGCTCGTGGTCGTCCTCGGTGTCGCCGCCGTCGAGGAACGACCCGCGGTCGCCCGGACGGTCCTGCCCCTGTCCGTCTTCGGACTCGGCCTGGCGGCGTATCACTCCTGGCTCCAGGTGACACAGACGACGTGTTCGGTCGGCGTCGTCAGCTGTGCCACCGTCCAGTACCGACTGTTCGGACTGTTGACGATCCCGAACCTCTCCCTGCTGGCGTTTTCGCTCGTCACTGGCGGAGTCGCCGCCTGCTGGTGGCAGGCCAGGGAGTGA
- a CDS encoding aldo/keto reductase, with translation MEYTRLGSTGTTVSKLCFGTWRFGRETGGVVETDREEAHELLDAAWERGINFIDTANVYGTPNGLSEEYIGEWLDDHDREDFVVASKVYFPFDGWGEPGPNDSGLGRKHIRAQVEGTLDRLGTDYLDLYYIHRWDEHSDIEETLRTLNDLVREGKVNYLGASTMAAWQLTKALWKSDVEGLERFEVTQPLFHAGYRDDVKEYLDVCSDQDIAVCPYSPLAGGFLTGKYERADPDDPTQFEGPEGARGDIYDSFEDYYLSERGWHVLDELRAVAADLDATPAQVALRWLIEQHDFTCVPIVGARTVGQLDENVGAVELSLSDDQFNRIVSARYADDGRRWGHRTS, from the coding sequence ATGGAGTACACACGCCTCGGATCGACGGGGACGACCGTCTCGAAGCTCTGTTTTGGCACCTGGCGCTTCGGCCGCGAGACCGGCGGCGTCGTCGAGACGGACCGTGAGGAGGCCCACGAACTGCTGGACGCGGCCTGGGAACGGGGAATCAACTTCATCGACACCGCGAACGTCTACGGCACGCCAAACGGACTCAGCGAGGAGTACATCGGGGAGTGGCTCGACGACCACGACCGCGAGGACTTCGTCGTCGCCTCGAAGGTGTACTTCCCGTTCGACGGCTGGGGCGAGCCGGGTCCGAACGACTCCGGACTGGGCCGGAAACACATCCGCGCGCAGGTCGAGGGGACCCTGGACCGCCTCGGGACCGACTATCTGGATCTCTACTACATCCACCGCTGGGACGAGCACAGCGACATCGAGGAGACGTTGCGGACGCTGAACGACCTCGTGCGCGAGGGGAAAGTCAACTACCTCGGTGCCTCGACGATGGCCGCCTGGCAGCTCACGAAGGCCCTCTGGAAGTCAGATGTCGAAGGACTCGAACGGTTCGAGGTCACCCAGCCGCTCTTTCACGCCGGCTACCGGGACGACGTGAAAGAGTACCTCGACGTGTGTTCCGATCAGGACATCGCGGTCTGCCCGTACTCGCCGCTTGCGGGTGGGTTCCTCACCGGGAAGTACGAGCGGGCCGACCCCGACGACCCCACGCAGTTCGAGGGGCCCGAGGGCGCCCGCGGCGACATCTACGACTCCTTCGAGGACTACTACCTCTCCGAGCGTGGCTGGCACGTGCTGGACGAACTCCGTGCGGTCGCTGCCGACCTCGACGCCACGCCGGCACAGGTCGCGCTCCGCTGGCTGATCGAACAGCACGACTTCACCTGTGTCCCGATCGTCGGCGCCCGCACGGTCGGGCAACTCGACGAGAACGTCGGCGCGGTCGAGCTCTCGCTCTCGGACGACCAGTTCAACCGGATCGTCTCGGCCCGCTACGCCGACGACGGGCGCCGCTGGGGCCACCGAACGTCCTGA
- a CDS encoding endonuclease III domain-containing protein: protein MDDPEPERNISGGAAGGGTEQGFDPATAGTRAEAVVDALGELYWQKRYGGRDGFECLVRTILSQNTSDKASQPAHDALVDRYGGGDLVAALADADQQELAETISAAGLYNQKSERIVAIAELIREEYGGEGAFDTFVKDGDPDEVRERLLDFNGVGPKTADCVLLFAGGRGGVFPVDTHVHRIARRMGLAPADADHETVREHLEAAVPAEKCGFGHTAMIQFGREYCRARKPACLDDPDACPLAEYCDQVGVYPASGEVVDPAEASD from the coding sequence ATGGACGATCCCGAACCGGAACGCAACATCAGCGGGGGCGCTGCGGGCGGTGGCACCGAACAGGGGTTCGACCCCGCCACCGCCGGGACCCGTGCCGAGGCGGTCGTCGACGCGCTCGGCGAGCTGTACTGGCAGAAACGCTACGGCGGCCGGGACGGGTTCGAGTGTCTCGTCCGGACGATCCTCAGCCAGAACACCAGCGACAAGGCGAGCCAACCGGCCCACGACGCGCTCGTCGATCGGTACGGCGGCGGCGACCTCGTGGCTGCCCTCGCGGACGCCGACCAGCAGGAACTGGCCGAGACCATCTCCGCAGCGGGACTGTACAACCAGAAATCGGAACGGATCGTCGCCATCGCCGAGCTGATCCGCGAGGAGTACGGCGGCGAGGGGGCGTTCGACACGTTCGTCAAGGACGGCGACCCCGACGAGGTCAGGGAGCGACTGCTCGATTTCAACGGCGTCGGCCCGAAGACTGCCGACTGCGTGTTGCTGTTCGCGGGCGGCCGGGGCGGCGTCTTCCCCGTCGACACCCACGTCCACCGGATCGCCCGCCGGATGGGACTGGCCCCGGCCGACGCCGACCACGAGACGGTCCGGGAACACCTCGAAGCGGCCGTGCCGGCCGAGAAATGCGGGTTCGGCCACACCGCGATGATCCAGTTCGGGAGGGAGTACTGCCGCGCGCGCAAGCCCGCCTGCCTGGACGACCCCGACGCCTGTCCGCTGGCGGAGTACTGCGACCAGGTCGGTGTCTATCCGGCCAGCGGCGAGGTCGTCGATCCGGCCGAGGCGAGCGACTGA
- a CDS encoding DUF371 domain-containing protein, producing the protein MNEVVHASGHENVSAEHGSTLEVTSDDFLTPAGDCILGIEADRVPGAFDGEFVAACQDGAATITATFEAGGHSVVVEGSGHPDLTFEDDRSHVLRTSDYVDDRTVMVEADAAAGDLDRALVDALAAGADLTMTLSVDA; encoded by the coding sequence ATGAACGAAGTCGTCCACGCGAGCGGTCACGAAAACGTCAGCGCCGAACACGGAAGCACGCTCGAGGTCACCAGCGACGACTTCCTCACCCCCGCCGGGGACTGCATCCTCGGTATCGAGGCCGACCGCGTCCCGGGGGCGTTCGACGGCGAGTTCGTCGCGGCGTGCCAGGACGGGGCGGCGACGATCACCGCGACCTTCGAGGCCGGCGGCCACAGCGTCGTCGTCGAAGGGAGCGGCCACCCGGACCTGACCTTCGAGGACGACCGCAGCCACGTCCTCCGAACCAGCGACTACGTCGACGATCGGACCGTGATGGTCGAGGCGGACGCCGCCGCCGGCGATCTCGACCGCGCTCTCGTCGACGCGCTCGCGGCCGGTGCCGACCTCACGATGACCCTCAGCGTCGACGCCTGA